In the genome of Thermoproteus tenax Kra 1, the window GTTGCTGTCGTAGTCGAAGTTGACGTCGTTGTGGTCTGAGTTGGAGCTGAAGAGGTCGTCGGCGATGTCGTAGCGGTGGGCGGGGCGCTGGGCGTCCTCGTGGCGAAGTATGCCGCCACAGCGATTATCAAAACAATGACGACCACGATTGCGATGGCCGTAGTCTTTCCTAGACCTCGCATAATTACATTATTCTTACTTATATAAAACATTTTTTGGCTACTCAAATGCTATTCTAAACGAATTCCTATCGCAGTCTGCTGTTCGCGATAGTTCTAATGGCCGTCCTATTGCTCTCCAGCACGGCGGCCTCTCGCGCGTGTTCTAGAGGATATATAGCTATATATACTTACCACGGCCGCGGGGATCTGGCGCTGGCCGCGCCCCACATAGGGGGGTGGGGCGGCGGGGCGGTCTCGGCCGTGGATCCGCCTCAGCTCGGCCTGCCGATATACTCATATCCCTATTCTAGGTACGTATACACCGAGGGCCAGACGGTGCGCATATCGCTGGACATTACGAGTAACGCGCAGCTCAATGTAACGGCCGAGCTCCACGTCGGCGCCCTCAAGGTCGCGAGGGCCGTCTTGCTCCACGCCGGGAATAACAAGCTGGAGCTAGCGTTTAAAGCCGAGCTCCCCCAAGGCATTTATACTCCCTGGTTGGCGCTCATATATGGAAACGCGACACTCCTTAACGAGACGCTCCCGCCTCTGTATGTGTTAAATACGACTGGAAAGCCTCCGCTGTCGTTGGTCATAGTCTGGAACATGCACCAGCCCCTATACATAGAGCCGAACGGGACGTGGGCTATGCCTTGGGTGTTACTACACACTGGGGAGGACTTCGTGTGGAATAGAACGCTCGTGGGGGCCTACGAGCTTCAGGCGATGCTCTTAAGCGAGTTCGACGTCAATGTGACTATCGACTTCACTCCAGTGCTCCTATATCAATGGGAGGCCCTCTTGGCAGAGGGGCCCAGGGGGTTCAGGTACATAGGAGAGTTCCCAGGCAATCTGACACACGACTTGAGGGCCATCAGGAGGACTCTGGAGCTGTATAGAGAACTGGCGCGCGAGGGTCGCGTGGAAGTGATGACTGTGCCGTTCTATCATCCGCTGGAGGCCATTCTGTACGACGAGGGCTGGGGGGAAGACATATTGGCCCAGTTGATTATGGGCAAGGCCGAGACCTATAGAGTCTTCGGCGTCAACGCCACATGCGTCTGGACTCCAGAGATGGCGTTCAACATGGGGCTCGTCCATCTGTATAACCAGGCCGGTTTGAACTGTACAGTGCTAGACGCAGACGCCTTCCTCTCTGAGGCCACTTTCATCAATGGGACGCCGACCCCCTACGTTCCCTACGTAGTTGAGGACGCAGCAGGCAACTATATCTATGTCCTATTCAGAGATACCGGTCTCTCAAACCTCTTTTGGTTCTATTTTACCCTGTCTGATCCGAGCCTAGTTCAACAGCTGCTCATCCAATATCTTGCCAAGGTGTACATGCAACATCCCGGCGCCGTGGTCGTAGTAGCTCTCGACGGTGAAAACCCGCTCATAGAGAACCCCTACACGGGTCCCCGAGACCTCTATGCAATATACCAAGCCTTGGACGAGTACTCGGGGAGATGGTTGATAACTCAGACCGTATCTCAAGCGATAGCGACACACGTGCGATACGCTGTGACGAACCTCCCCGAGAGCTCTTGGAACCTAAACTTAAACAACTGGAACAACGGCTACCCCGGAAAGATTATGATCTGGCGCAAGGTGGCCGAGGCGAGGGCCTACCTCTCTGCGTTCACTGGAGCCTTGGGCATGCGGCCGTCGCCCGTGGTTACCCCCAATCCTGCCGATGCCCCCAATTCTACCGATCTGCTCTCCACGCTGTGGAACTACCTCTACGCCGCTGAAGGCAGCGACTGGACGTGGCAGACTGGGCCGCCCAACTTTGGGCCTCGGTGGTTCAGCGTACAGCCGCTGATTTTGACAAACGCCATAATAGATGCCGTAAGGGAATCTCTGGGCCGCGTCAAACTTGTGGGCGTGAGTTCGGCGGGTCCCTATACGGTATTGGAGGTATACAACGGCCTCAACTCGAGCCTCCATCTGCGCCTCGGAGTAGGCCAGAGGTGTGAGGACGTACATCTGGAGCCCGGCCTCAACTTCGTTGAGATCCAGGGTACGGCGCAAAGGATCGGCGTCTATCTGCCCCAAAGGTTCGGATGCGGCTTGAAGATAGGCGAGTGGACTCTGCCGAGGGGCGTCCCGCAGACGGAAGCGTGGATCTACCTTGCGCCCGCAGTCGCGCTGGCCGTTATCCTTGTTGCGCTAGAGCTCCGGCGAGCTTCTTAGACACGACCTCGTAGGCCTCCTTGGCCGCCTCTATATTGGCTCTGGCGGCTCTGGCAGGGACGAACTCGGGGATCGTCCTAATTATCCCCTCTATGCTTACCGCCTTGCTCACTGCAGCAAAGGCGGCGGCCATAACCATGTTGACCAGAGGCCAACCGGCCGCCACAAGGCCGTGTTTTAGAGCGATCGATGTAGCGTCCACTGCTATATACCACGGCTCCTCCTCCTTAGTGTTCACAATATACCTTGCCTCGGGCTTCCCGTAGGCCTTAACGTTAGTCTGCCTTAATATACGGCCGTCGAGAACTACTACATAGTCGCCCGCAGTTATCGAGGAGTGCTTCTCAATGGGTCTCTCGTCGATTCTCAAATAAGCGCGGACGATGGCTCCGCGGCGCTCTGCGCCGAACTCCGGTATAGCCTGCCCGAACTTCCCCTCGATTGTGGCCACCCGGGCGAGGAGTTGGGCCGCTGTGACGGCGCCCATACCCCCTCTCCCGAAGAACACAACCTCTATCATACTGCCAGTGTGGGCCGGACTTTATAACCTTTATACCCTCTATATATTGTTGGGGCCGGCGAACCAACTTTATCAAAATTATCGAGAAGACATGCCTTTAATTTATTTAAAAACTAAGAAAAAATACAATACTTGGCATAATCTCGTGGACACCATACATATATCTTTAAATCGCCATCTCTATATTACTATATATAAAACATAAATACTGGACACGAGTTTATGCCGTGGAGTCGGTACTAGTTCCGGTATCAAGGCCCGATGTCGGCTCAGGCGGTCTGACGGGAACTTGGCGCACTCTGAGGCCCGTAGTTCATTTAGATAAATGTATAGACTGCGGCATATGCTGGCTCTATTGCCCCGAGTCCGTCATCGATTGGGAGAGGGGTCAGAAGATAAAGATCGACTACAACTACTGCAAGGGATGCGGGATATGCGCCCACGAGTGTCCCGTTAAAGCGATAGAGATGGCCCCCGAGGGCGGACTATGAAGGCGCTCACGGCCCTCAAGACTGCGCTCACGGGCAACCACGCCGTGGCGTACGCAGTGAAGATGGCGAGACCGCACGTCATTTCGGCGTATCCGATCACTCCCCAGACCACAATTGTGGAGAAGCTGTCTGAGTTCGTGGCCAAAGGAGAGTTGAAATCAGATTTTATAAACGTGGAGTCTGAGTTCTCGGCGCTGGCCGTCGTCTACGGCGCAGCCATGGCGGGGGCCAGGACCTTCACTGCCACCAGCAGCCACGGCTTGTTCTATATGTACGAGATGTTGTGGTGGGCCGCCGGGAGCCGGGCGCCCATAGTCATGGCCATAGTGACGAGGACTCTGGGGCCTCCCTGGAACATCCACGACGAGCACAACGACATACTGGCCATAAGAGATTCGGGCTGGGCGATAGCTATGGCCTCCAGCGTTCAGGAGGCCTTTGACTTAACTGTGCAAGCCTATAGGCTCGCGGAGAGCATCAATCTGCCAGTCGCCGTGGGGCTCGACGGCTTTCTGCTGAGCCACACTGTGGAGAGCATAGAGATACCGCCTCAAGAGGTAGTGGACAAGTTCCTCCCGCCCAGGAACCCGGAGCTACCCATAAAGCTCAGGCCGGGGAACCCCATCACTTGGGGGAATATACCGGCCGACGATAGGATGCACGCCGAACATCTGAAGAACATATACAGAGCGCATCAAGAGGCCAAGGGCATCATCGGTGCGATAGACGCCGAGTACGGCAAGCTCGCCGGGCGCGAGTACGGCGGGCTCGTCGAGAGGTACGAGCTCGACGGAGCCAAGTACGCAGTGGTCTGCATGGGCGCGTGGTGCGGCGACGCCAAAGAGGCCGTCAAGTCCCTCAGGCGCGACGGCGTGCCCGTCGGCCTCATGAGGCTGAGGTTCGTCAGGCCCTTCCCAGATGAAGAGCTGAGGACTCTGGAGGGCATGGACAAAGTGGTGGTGTTCGACCGCGATATAACTCCGGCGGGCGGAGTGTTGGGGAGGGAGGTCGCCTCAGTCTTGGGGCGCGGCAGCGTTGTGGACGTCGTGGCGGGCATAGCCGGCGTTGACTTCAAGGCGGACGACTTCGCAAAGGCCGTGAAACGCGCCATCAAGGGCGAGTACGGAGACTGGATAGTGTTGCTATGACCGTCAGAATAGACCAGCTCCCGAAGAAGAGGTACGTCCTTCCGGGCAACGCTGCGTGCGCAGGCTGCGGCATGATGATCGGATGGAAGATACTGGGGATGGCGCTGGGGGAGGAGGCCGTGTTGTCTATACCGGCCAGCTGTGCCGCAGTGGTACAGGGCCTGGCCCCCAAGTCGGGCGTGGCAATGCCGATCTTGAACGTGCCGTTTGCATCGGCCGCGTCAGTGGCCACCGGGATCGCCCACGCGTTCAGCCAGCTGGGGGTGAGGGGCCAGTCTGTGGTCTGGGCCGGCGACGGCGGAACGGCAGATATAGGGTTCGCCGCCCTTAGCGCTGCCGCCGAGAGGAACTCCAATATACTGTATATTATGTATGACAACGAGGCCTATATGAACACCGGCATTCAGAGGAGCAGCGAGACGCCGAAGGGCGCCTGGACTACGACGACTCCGGCGGGCAAGAGGGAGTCCAAGAAGGACGTAGCCCTCATACTTATGGCCCACGATGTCCCCTATGTGGCGACCGCCAGCATCGCCTATCCGCAGGACTTCTACAGGAAGATCAAGAGGGCTTCAGAGATAAAGGGCTTTAAGTTCATACATCTCTTCGCGCCGTGTCCCCCCGGCTGGCTCTTCGACCCCTCGCTGACCGTTGAGGTCGCCAGAAAGGCCGTTGAGACCGGCTTCTTCATACTCTGGGAGTACGACCACGGAGAGCTCAAGCTCAATCCGCCGAGCTCGGCGCTTGTCGATAAAAAACGCAGGAGGCCTCTAACGGAATATCTGAAGCTACAGGGCAGATTCGCCAACTTGACTGAGGAGCAGATAGCTGAGCTAGAGCGCGAGGTAGACCGCAGATGGGAGTTCTTGCTCAGGTTTATGGAAGCCAAGAGGAGAGTGGATGGGGCCGCCGGGATTTGAACTTCCCCCGGCGTCCGCCGTCCGGGGTCACACGGGCTTGCCCGCGGCTGGGTTCGTTCGGCCGCACCGAGCCGTGCGTCCTACCAGGCTAGACTACGGCCCCTAACGCTTAGCGCTTCTCAGTTTTTAACTTTTCTCTCGGGCTAAAAGACTTTCAACTTTCGATGCTTCAGTTCTCCTGCTCGGCCCTCCTCTCCAGCCACTTAGAGAACTGAAGAAAATCCACCCGGCTTTTGTAAGTTGCCCTCAGACTTCCTGAGTAATAATGAGCGTTGTTAATCCAAAACGAGGCGCATACATAGCGGCGGCTAGGCCAGCAGGTCCGCCTCCAACCACCGCAGTATCTAGTACTTTGCCTCTCAAAGACTCTAATACTTCATCAGCCGGCGAAATGCTAATAGACCACCGTCCTGGCTTGCTCCCGTGCGAAGTTAAGGAGGTAATATACCCCATTTACGCCTCTGCCAGTTGCTCCCGAGGCTTTCCAGCCTGTGAATGGCTGAGCGCCGGGCCACGCGCCGGTGGTTGCGCCGCCTCTTCTGTTGGCGTACACCACGCCGAACTCGATATGCTCAAAGAAATACTCCACTTCCTTCGGGTCCTCGGAGAATATGCCGGCGGTTAAGCCGTATTCCGTGTCGTTTGCCTTCCTCACGGCCTCCTCCAGCGTGTCGAACTTATCGACTAGGAGTATGGGGAGGAACAGCTCTGTCTTCCAGAGGTAGCTGTCGGGGGCTACGCCTTCTATGATGGCCGGCTCTACGTAGAAGCCTTTTGAGAATTCGCCCTCTTCCAGCACCCTCCCGCCGTATCTCAACCTGCCGCCGGCCGCCACGGCGTCGGCCACATAGCGCCTGTAGTTCTCCCGCGCCGACTTGTTAATCACGGGGCCGAGGAAAACCTCCCGCCTCCGCGGGTCGCCTATCTTTACAATCTCCCTAGTCTTCTCCACAAGCCGCTCCACAAACCTGTCGTAGACCTCCCTCTGCACGTAGAGCCTGCTCGTCGCGGAGCACTTCTGGCCTCCGAAGCCGAAGGCGGCCCTCACAACGCCCTCAGCCGCCTTCTCTAAATCAGCCTTGGCGGTGACTACGGTGGGGTTTTTCGAGCCCATCTCCAGCACAATTGGCTTAGGCCAGGGCTGTCTCTGGGTGAAGAGGCGGTACAGCCTCATGCCGACGTCGCGTGACCCGGTGAAGGCTATGCCGGCGACCCTCGGATCGCCAGTAGCCACCTCCTCGACAGCGTCGCCGGGGCCGGTGACGAAGTTTAAAACCCCAGGCGGCACTCCCGCCTCCACCGCCAGCTGGTACACCAAGGCGGCTGTGAACGGCGCCTCGCTGGTGGGCTTCCAAACAGCGGTGTTCCCCATCAAGAGGACCCCGGTGAGCATTCCCTTGGCGAGGGCTATGGGGAAGTTGAATGGCGAAATTACAAACCACGCGCCGTACGGCCTCAACACGCTGAGAGGCCTCTCGTTGGGAATCGGAGACCTCATCTGCAGCACGTAGCCATCCATCTTGTGTATAAGCTCTACGTAGTACCGCAAAACGTCAATAGCCTCGTGGATCTCCGCCAAGGCCTCAAACCTGTTCTTCCCCACCTCATACGTGATAGCCGCGGCCAACTTGAATCTATCCCTCTCTATCAAGTCGGCAAGCTTGGCGAGGATCCGTGCCCTCTCTCTCCAGTCTAGCCTAGACCACTCGGGAAACGCCTCCACGGCTTTTGAAAGAGCGGCTTTGAACTCCTCGGGAGTTCCCCTCTGGAACGTGCCAATTTTTATAGAGGTGTCAAAGGGGCTCCTCTTTTCAAACTTGCCGCTGGTATATACCTCCTTTCCGCCGATGTAAATCGGCCACTCCCTTCCCAGAAGCTCCCAGACTTCGGAAAGAGCCTTCTCATACGCAGGGTGTATAGACTCATCGGCCAACACAGAGACGTAGGTAACTTTGCCAGACATAGATAATCTAATTCCCAAGCCTTATAAAACTTCTTTATATATTTTTCTAAAAATTCTAATATATATATAATGTATATTCATATAGAAAATAATACTAGAATTATATGAAGAAGATGAAGAGAACAGCGTCTCTATATTCCAGTCATCATAAAACTTCTTTTCGTTCATCGCTAGCAACGCCAGCCACCTCTATTTCACGCTTGGTGTCTCTATTGATTTACCTTGAGCCGCTAGGACTTAGAAAACTCCTCCTCATATCCGTCCAGGAGGAGGCCTTATAGTTGAAGAATCAGATTGGCGGTCGATTACTGATCTTTGTTGGAACTCTCTACGTAGGCATTGATGCCGTAGCCGCTCCTAATTTTTATCACTGCGGTGCTCGCTCTGCCTCGGGAGCTTCCTCACCTCCTCAAGCCGCGCCTCTACGTCGGACCTCCGAAACATGCGGACCAGTCTCCCGTATTTGTTGTAGTACTCGCGCGGGCAAGAGAACCCCGAGCTCAACCGCCGCGTCTATCTGGACCGCCAACAGACCATAGAGCTTCGCCGCGGCCGTCTTAGAGAGAAGCTCCTCCACGTTAGACATTGCTCCGCACTTAAAAGGCTTTAACGCGGGGATGGTTGAAACTGCTGTCGACAAAACGTTGCTCCCAGGGCTTCTCCGGGAGCGGGCCGTGTTTCTCCTCGGCGTCTCTTATGGCGTATAGGCGGCAGTCCTCGCCCTTGGGCACCTTGGTGCAGAAGTCCCTGTGGAGGTTGGGCAGGTCGTCCCAGACGAGGCGGGACAGCGTGGGCCACAGCCGCCAGGCGTGGGCGAACATCTGCCAACAGATATGTCTGATCTCGGCCTGGGCCGCGGCCGAGCACCTCAGTGGGACGAAGTTCAGAAGGAGCTCTCTGGCGTTCATCTGGACGGCGAACTTCACCGCGGTGGCGTTGGGGAGGACCATCCTGGCGTGCTCCGGCCTCCGCCGTTTTGCAAGTGAAGCGAGAGAGTGGAAAGTGGTACATAGGTCAGCGGGAGATGTTGCGACCGAGTGGGTTCAGACAGAGCACAGCAACGGTAGTCGCATCGCCAGCTGGCGTCGGACTAGTTGTTGCGGATACTCTCAGCGTTGGCATAACCTCTTTTTCACCTCCCTGTCAACCGTTCCTACTTTAACAGAAAAAAAAGGGTTATTGAAAACCGACCTCCTCTCGCCCTGAAGGGCGGGGCTTGTTGTTTGCGTTGTCACGCTACCTCCTCTTTACATCTCTAGGCTCCTCTCCCGTTAGCTCTTTTATAAGCTGGGCGAGCCTAGCCGCGGCCTCTGCCCCCTTGGGCGTCAGCCTCAGCTCCTCGTCGCCCGTTACGAACCCCCTCTCTTTTAGATACTCCACGTACTGCTGAAAGCGGCTGTAGCTCACCCCGGACAGCAACGCCGTCTCCCTCTTGCTGCGTCCATCTGCGAGGAGGAGCAGGATTTTCGTCACTACGTAGAGATCAGGATAGAATCTCCCTCGCCTTTTCATAAAACACCTCGGCCCTCCTAGCCAGCTCGGCTGACCGCATCACAGGCCTCCACGCCAAGACCAACGCAGCCGCCAAGGCGCTGTAGAAGGAGGCGGCCCACAGAGCCGTGTACAAAACCCAGCCGGCTGACCCCCAGAACACGTCCCCCTTCATAACCATTATAAACCTCCCTCCCGGGGCCATGCTCCCCATGACCATTACGTGGACCTCTGTTACGTTGCCGACGGGAAACACCGGAGCTCCCTCAATCACTATCAGAGGGGTTGTGTAGAGATACAGCGAGGTGATTGCGACAAACGCAAGCGCCGCGTAGGACGCGACGTACAAAACAGGAGCCGCGACGCAGACGCCCCCGCGTCTGTGGAACAGCTCCAGCAGATCCAGCCCCCCGGCCCCCTTCCTCCCGGGGAGAAGGCCGACAACCGCGGCGGCCACCGCCGAGGCGGCCGTGGCCGGAAAGACAAAGCCCCCCACGGCGCCTCCAACATAGAGGAGGAACAAGACAGGCAACAGCCATACGTGAACCAGGGTTAGGTAGAGGAGGAGAGGGGCCCACCTGCACAGACGGAAAAGTAGAGACATGGAGCGGAGAGGGGCTCTGCTTAATATCATTTGCAGGAAAACAAACCGAGACGTCGAGAGAAAAAGATGGGTTTCTGGAGAGGCATTATTGGTAGTATAGCGTTAGTGTGCCCGAATAAGTTATGGAATAGGAGCTGGGGTTTATCACCACAGGACTAATGTAGTCAGACGGATTTACAGGGAAGGAGGCGGAGGCGCTCTGGCCGTAGCTACATGTGTAGGTTAAGGTTGTCGTGTTCCAATCTATATACCCGAGGCAGAGAAAGCCCGTGGAGCTCCACGAGACGTTGAACTCCACGTTGACAAGCCCGGTGTAAGGCCCGTAGCCATCTCCAGCGCCGGGAGATGGCGTGCCGGAGATAGGTTGTGGCGCTTTGATTATGTCTGGACTCGGCTTCTCACCGGCCTGGCCGGCGCCCTCTGCGCCGACTTCCCTCTCGATCCTCCCCCTAAACAAGATCTTGCCGCTGTCGTCTATCACCAGAAGTGTGCCGTTGGGCAACAACTTGAACTCGGCTCGCCTGGCCTCACCCCCTCTCATGACTATGTAGTTAGTTATGGTAATGACCCTCCCACACACTGGCAATACGATGGAGCCGTTTGGCAACAGCCACGTTCTCATTATTATCATTCTAGCCCTAAACAAGACCCTGCCGCTGTCGTCTATCCACAGAAGTGTGCAGTTTGGCAACAGCCTTACCTCAGCCTTCTTAACCCCCTCCGTTAGGTTCAGCGCAACTGTGTGTACACTGCCCTGGGGATCAACCGTCTTCACAACCCCGTTCTCATGTGTGTACGTCATTTTAAACGCGCCGGCGCTCAGGGCAACGGCCATCAC includes:
- a CDS encoding L-glutamate gamma-semialdehyde dehydrogenase gives rise to the protein MSGKVTYVSVLADESIHPAYEKALSEVWELLGREWPIYIGGKEVYTSGKFEKRSPFDTSIKIGTFQRGTPEEFKAALSKAVEAFPEWSRLDWRERARILAKLADLIERDRFKLAAAITYEVGKNRFEALAEIHEAIDVLRYYVELIHKMDGYVLQMRSPIPNERPLSVLRPYGAWFVISPFNFPIALAKGMLTGVLLMGNTAVWKPTSEAPFTAALVYQLAVEAGVPPGVLNFVTGPGDAVEEVATGDPRVAGIAFTGSRDVGMRLYRLFTQRQPWPKPIVLEMGSKNPTVVTAKADLEKAAEGVVRAAFGFGGQKCSATSRLYVQREVYDRFVERLVEKTREIVKIGDPRRREVFLGPVINKSARENYRRYVADAVAAGGRLRYGGRVLEEGEFSKGFYVEPAIIEGVAPDSYLWKTELFLPILLVDKFDTLEEAVRKANDTEYGLTAGIFSEDPKEVEYFFEHIEFGVVYANRRGGATTGAWPGAQPFTGWKASGATGRGVNGVYYLLNFAREQARTVVY
- a CDS encoding winged helix-turn-helix domain-containing protein; its protein translation is MKRRGRFYPDLYVVTKILLLLADGRSKRETALLSGVSYSRFQQYVEYLKERGFVTGDEELRLTPKGAEAAARLAQLIKELTGEEPRDVKRR
- a CDS encoding transketolase C-terminal domain-containing protein yields the protein MKALTALKTALTGNHAVAYAVKMARPHVISAYPITPQTTIVEKLSEFVAKGELKSDFINVESEFSALAVVYGAAMAGARTFTATSSHGLFYMYEMLWWAAGSRAPIVMAIVTRTLGPPWNIHDEHNDILAIRDSGWAIAMASSVQEAFDLTVQAYRLAESINLPVAVGLDGFLLSHTVESIEIPPQEVVDKFLPPRNPELPIKLRPGNPITWGNIPADDRMHAEHLKNIYRAHQEAKGIIGAIDAEYGKLAGREYGGLVERYELDGAKYAVVCMGAWCGDAKEAVKSLRRDGVPVGLMRLRFVRPFPDEELRTLEGMDKVVVFDRDITPAGGVLGREVASVLGRGSVVDVVAGIAGVDFKADDFAKAVKRAIKGEYGDWIVLL
- a CDS encoding 2-oxoacid:acceptor oxidoreductase family protein, giving the protein MIEVVFFGRGGMGAVTAAQLLARVATIEGKFGQAIPEFGAERRGAIVRAYLRIDERPIEKHSSITAGDYVVVLDGRILRQTNVKAYGKPEARYIVNTKEEEPWYIAVDATSIALKHGLVAAGWPLVNMVMAAAFAAVSKAVSIEGIIRTIPEFVPARAARANIEAAKEAYEVVSKKLAGALAQQG
- a CDS encoding FAD-binding protein; this encodes MGYITSLTSHGSKPGRWSISISPADEVLESLRGKVLDTAVVGGGPAGLAAAMYAPRFGLTTLIITQEV
- a CDS encoding 4Fe-4S binding protein produces the protein MESVLVPVSRPDVGSGGLTGTWRTLRPVVHLDKCIDCGICWLYCPESVIDWERGQKIKIDYNYCKGCGICAHECPVKAIEMAPEGGL